In the genome of Pseudomonadota bacterium, the window CTATCGATTGCTCGGTTGGCTCAGCCGCTTTTTGCCGGTTGGGTTTTATTACAAAGCCTTTTTCAGACCAAAGGGCGCCTGGACCCACTGGGTAAAGCTGTTCCGGCCGTTGACCGGGTTGGGGCGTTTAGACGTGGCGTATCGTGCGCCGCGTTACGACAAGCGGTATCGATTTGTGGATGTTTTGGTGGTTGGTGGTGGCGTCGCCGGCATGGCGGCGGCGGCCAACGCCGCCTCGTACGGGCTCACCGTCATGCTGGTTGACGAACAGCCCGCGTTGGGTGGCGCTCATGCGTATGCGCGTGTTGATTCTGATGTGGCAAACGATATTCAGTCACTGTCTCGATTGGTTAACCAGGATGACCGTATCGAGGTATTAACCGACGCGGTCGCTAATGGCTGGTTTTCCGATCACTGGGTGCCGGTCGTGCAACATCAGACTCTGCACAAAGTCCGAGCTCGGCAGGTGATACTCGCGACCGGCGCCATCGAGCAACCCGCGGTGTTTCGCAATAACGATTTACCCGGCGTCATGATGGCGTCGGCGGCCCAGCGCTTGATGCGACTGTATGCCGTCAAACCGGGTCGTCGCGCCGTCGTTTTGACCAGTAACCGCTTTGGTTATCAAGCCGCCCTGGATTTACTTGATGCGGGTGTGACCGTAACGGCCGTCGTAGACGTGCGTCAATCGCCGCCGGCGTTGGAGCGACACGACATTGAACAACGAGGGGTGACCGTCCTAACGCACGGTATGGTTGTCGAGGCAATCGCCAATCGCGATGCCACCCATATCGCCGCCGTGATTCTCCAGTACGAGCACGAGGGCGACGTCAGAAAACAGCGTTTCGATGCCGATCTATTGTGTATGGCCGTTGGGTTCATGCCGACCTGGCAGCTTGCAGGTCAAGCGGGTGCGGCGCTTCGGTATGACGACACGCGCGCCGTATTCTCCGTCGAGCAGCTGCCGCCTGGTATGCACCTTGCGGGTGCTGTCAGCGGCCGGTTTGATCGGCAGCAGTCGATGCACAGCGGCGTGAGCGCCAGTCGTCTAGCCGCTGCGGCGCTTGATGTTGATCCAGATTCGTCGCAGCGTTTGTCGCCGGACGGAGAGGGACATGATGCCTTTGCGACGGCACAGGGCGACAGGAACGAAGCGTGGCCTTCACCGAACGCAACTTGGCCGATGAGTCATCACCCCAAAGGCAAAGCGTTTGTTGACATTGATGAGGATCTGCAAATCGATGATCTCATCCATGCGACGTTGGACGGCTATCGTGACATTCAGCTGGTTAAACGCTACACCACCTGCGGCATGGGACCTTCTCAAGGCCGGCTGTCGGCACTGGCCGCCGCGCGCATCGTGGCCAAAGCAAATGGGTGCACGGTCGCTGAAACGGGCGTGACAACTGCCCGCCCGCCGTATGCCGCCGAGCGATTGGCTCATAGCGCCGGACGTCGATTTTTCCCGCGACGCCTCAGCAGCATGCATGCCTGTCACGAACGCGCTGGTGCCACGTTTATGCAAGCCGGATTGTGGGAACGCCCAGCGTATTATTCAGCGGCTAACGACGCGAGAGCGGCGATCATACGTGAGGTGAATGCGGTCAGGCAGGGCGTGGGGTTGATCGATGTATCGACACTCGGTGGACTTGATATTCGTGGGTCGGACGCAGCGGAGTTCATCAATCGCCTTTATACATGGGGCTTTGTCAATCAGCCCGTTGGCCGAGCGCGATACGCGTTGATGACCGATGAAGCCGGTGTCGTGATTGATGACGGTGTTGCTTGCCGATTCGCAACCGACCACTACTACGTGACGGCGACGACCTCCGGTGTGGATCGTGTGTATCGCAACATGCTCAAGTGGAACGCGCAGTGGCGACTCGATGTGGACATCAGCAATGTGACGGGCGCGTGGGGTGCGGTCAATCTTGCGGGGCCGCGTGCTCGGGATGTGTTGCAGCGAGTGTGCGACCTTGCGCTGGATGCCGATGACTTTGGCTATATGGCCGTTCGGACAGGTGCCGTGGCTGGCATCGAAGCGCGGCTATTACGCGTCGGATTTGTCGGTGAACTGGGTTATGAAATTCATGTGCCGCAGTCGTGCGGAGAAGCGCTCTGGGAACGCCTGATGGAAGCCGGGACTGAGTTCGGCATTACGCCGTTTGGGGTGGAAGCACAGCGTGTGATGCGCTTGGAAAAAGGACACATCATCATCGGCCAGGATACCGATGCGATGAGCAATCCTTATGAGGTGTCGATGGGCTGGGCTGTGTCCACAAAGAAGCCTTTCTTTGTCGGTCATCGAACGTTGCGAGAGCTTTATGCGCGGGGCATCAAACGTCGGCTCGTTGGTTTTGCGTTGGATGCGGATGAGCAAACTCTGCCGAAGGAAAACCAACTCGTATTAAAGCAGGATGCCATGATTGGGCGCGTTACCTCCTGTGCTGAATCACCGACGCTTGGCTACGCTATCGGTTTGGCGTACGTCCCGTACGCGTATTCGGAGGATACACTGTGTATCAAGTGTGACGATGGCCAGCGGGTTAAGGCACGGATTGTCAGCGTGCCGTTTTACGACCCAAGTAACGAGCGACAAGCGCGATGAGCGTTTCATTTAGCGATCGCGTGCGGCGCAGTCTACTGGCTAAGACGCACGAGCGTAGTGGGGCCACTCTGCGCGTATGGCACGACCAGATTGTCGTTGCGCACTACGGAGCACCGCGAGACGAACGCGACGCCGCCGCGCATTTGGCGCTGTGTGATCTGTCGACACTTGATCGTACCGGGTTCAAAGGGCCTGACACACCGGCTTGGCTAGCCGATCAATCGGTGTCAATACCGTCAACACCCAACGCAGTGGTAGCGCAGTCGGGCTTGATAACCGCGAGACTGTCTTGGGAAGAGCACTTGTTCTTACGCGCGCCATTCAAGGCGCCTTCTGCGCATCCAATTTGGCAGGTCGAACCGCCCACCCATCGGGTGTATCCGCTTCCCCGGCAGGACAGTCATGCATGGCTTTATGTGTGTGGCGATCATGCACCACTCATGCTCAGCTATCTGTGCGCCGTCGATTTCAGTGACCCAGCGTTTACAGGCGTGGCACAAACCTCGGTGGCAAAACTCAATGCCATCGTCATACAGGATCCAACCAGCGCACGACCAGGGTTTCATTTGCTGTGCGATCAGCCCTCCGTGGACTATTGGTGGCAGGCAGTAATGGATGCGGCTGCGCCATTAAACGGGCAGGTCGTCGGTGTGGATGCACTGCTGGGCAGTACGCAAGAGCAATTCGTAACAGACTAATAGGCGACGCAAGCAAAGTAATCCTGCGCCGCGCTTAAAACTTAGGAGAACGGAACATGTCATTACCAACGCACCGACGTTATGTCATCATCGGCGCCGGTATTCACGGATTGAGTACGGCCTATCACTTGGCCATACAGCTGAAGAGCGCCGGTCAGGGAGACGGTCGGGACATCGTGGTGTTGGACAAGAGTCGCACAGGGGCGGGCGCGTCGGGGATTGCGTGTGGTGTGGTACGCAATAACTACTTTCAGCCGGCCATGCGAGAGCTCATGGCGCACAGTGTGGAAGTGTGGGAGAGCGACGCTGAGTGCTATAGCTATCATCCGGTTGGCTATATGCAGATTAGTCCAGAGTCGATGCACAACGATGTGCGCACCATCTACTCCCAGCAACAGGCAATTGGCTATTCCTCGACGTTTATTGAGGGCGAGAAAGACTGCCACCAGTACATGACCGGCCTCTTTGACGACTGGCAGGCCAAAGGGATTACGTCTGTCCTACATGAGCACAAAGGCGGGTACGCCAACAACCAGCGATCGCTGGAGGGTCTGGCTGCGAAAGCCGCAGCCGAGGGCGTTGAAATCTATGCGCCGGTGCAGGTGATGGAAATTGAACGGGACGGTGTCGGCGCGGTAAAGCGGGTGAACACTGATCAGGGGGCGATCGACTGCGACTATTTGGTGGTCGGTGTGGGTCCTTGGGTAAAGTCGATCTGGGAAATGCTCGATTTGCCGCAGTCGATTTCGATTCGCAATCCGCAAACGGGTGAGCTGACTCACGACATACCGATGTGGGTATATTGGTCGTTGCAGGAGGGCACGCTCGGTGTCGATCCGATGCTGCAGCGGACCAATTCAGGGGCATTGCCGCCTGTGGTGCATGTGGACAGCGACGCGCCGCTGTATTGCGATGAAACCGGGGAGTTGATCACCGACAAAATGTGGGGAATCTACTACAAGCCTGATTTTCATTTCGGTGGTGTGCAAGGTGGGGCAGCGCCCTTCATTGTTGACAAGCCCGCTGACGAAATCAGTGTCGATCCCTACGGCCCAGAATCCCCTGAGTTCATCGTGGGCTCAGAATTTGCGCGCATGTGGACATCGGCACTCGCGCACTGCCAAAAGCGCTTTAGCGGCACGCGGAGCGCCTTTAGTCAAGAACCTTCGGGTGGTATCGGTGCCTTCACGCCGGATAGTTTTCCGGTATTCGACGAATTTTTCGAGAATTGCTATGTGATTGCCGACTCGAATCATGGCTACAAAATGCTGGGCGTCGGTAAGCTTGTGGCCGAAAAGGTGATGGGCGGGTCGCCATCGTTGCTGACACCGTTTGCGTTTGATCGGTACGAAAAGGGTACACTGCATCCTGTCTCGAGCAGTCCATTTCCCTGGAGCTGATCGGAGCAAATCGATGTGAATGGCTTGATGGTAGCGATATGAAGCAAGAGGGCCTAATTGATCTGAGCGCACTGAGAATCTTCTCGGTGGTCGCAGAGAGTACTACGCTTACTCAAGCTGCAACACGTCTTGGTGTCACACAGTCCGCGGTGTCGCAGGCCATCAAGCAAATCGAACAGCTCACCCAAACCACTTTGGTGGTGCGGCGGTCTCGACCAATCAAGCTAACGCCTTCAGGCGTTGTGTTGCGTGATTATGCGGTGCGCATGCTGAGCGAATCGCGCACGATGATGCACGATGTGCGGATGGCTGCAAGAAGTTCACTGGGACGACTCAATATTGGGGTGATCGATTCGTTTGGCGACATGATGGGGCGACAGCTGATTGAGCGTGCCGAACCATTAGCGGCGCGCCTTGCGCTACGCACCGGCATCGTGCCGACTTTGTCCCAAGCACTCATCGACGGTGATCTGGACGTGTTTTTTACCAGCGATCAGCTGCCGGATCATCCTGAGTTCGGCGCGTTCCCGGTTTTGCGCGATCCGTTTGTACTGTTGGTACCCGCGTCTTTTCGACCCAAATGCGCCGTAACGGCTGCCGATATGGTCAACAAAATGCCGTTTATTCGCTATGACCGACAGTCGAGTATCGGTCGCTTTGTTGATTTGATTGGTCGGCGCGAAGGCATCGAGTTGGATGCGCAGTTGGAAGTGGATAGTACCCGCACGATGATGAAATTTGTCCAGGCTGGCAAAGCCTGGACGATCACATCGGCTATGTGCTTTATCCGTTATCCGGAGTTACTCGATGACATTCGCATCATTGAGCTTGGCCGAAGCGGCAACGCGCGAAGCGTGTGTTTGCTGCATCGGCATCGTGAACTGGGGGATGTGCCGCGACAGCTTGCCCAAATCAGTCGTGAGTTGTTCGACGACAAAGTCGTCCCCGAAATTATTCGGCACGCACCTTGGCTGGACGGACACGTTCATTCCATTTCCGATATGCCGATCATTTAAAAAAGACCACGTGCGAAGGCAGAGCGGAGTGCGCGGCGCGGCCAGAGCCGCCAACAGGGCGCTGCGCGAAACCGCTTACCGATTGAGTCGAATAGCGACGTTTTTAGTGCGAACGTAGGTATACAGCGCCTCGAGACCCTTCTCACGACCGTATCCAGACATTTTTACGCCGCCAAAGGGTGTGGCGATGCCGCCAGCGTACCATTCGTTTACAAACACTTGCCCCGCCTGAAGGGATTGGGCGGCCCGTAGGCTACGCGACAGATCCTGGGTGAACACCCCGGCCACAAGCCCGTAGTCAGTGGCGTTGGCCAGGTGATACGCCTCCTGTTCGTCATCGAAGGGCGTGACGGCGATCACCGGACCAAACACTTCATTCGAAAAAATTGCCATGTCCGGTGTTACGTCAGCAAATACTGTTGGGTGTACAAAAAACCCTTCTCGTTCTGGTGCGTTACCGCCGCACACGACGCGTGCGCCATCCTGCACGGCTTTCGCACAGTGAGCCAGCACCTGTTGTTGTTGCGTTTGGGACGCGAGCGGCGTGACGACATGATTGTCGATGCCGGGTCCGAGTGTGAACGTGTCGACCATGGCAGCGACACGCGCGATCACTTCTTCATAGCGGCTGCGCGAAACGAGCAAGCGAGACATGGCCGAACACACCTGGCCTGAGTTGAAAAAGATGCCCCACCGAATACTGTCGAGTAAGCCCTCAATATCCGCATCGTCAAATACAACGGCCGCCGATTTTCCACCGAGTTCCATCACGCATGGTACGGCGCGCTGCGCGGCGCTTCGCATGATCGCTTGTCCGGTTTTCACGGAACCGGTGAATACAATCTGATCCACGCCGGCGTGGCCAACCAAGTGCGCGCCGGCCTTGTGGCCATAGCCACACAGCAAATTAAAGGCACCCGCCGGCACGTCCGCGTCTGCGCACGCATCGGCGATCAATGTACAGGCCAACGGACACAACTCGGGGGTTTTGGCGATTACCGCATTTCCGCTAGCGAGTGCCGGTGCAGCCGATCGCGCAGTAAGTGACACCGGAAAATTCCATGGAACGATTTGTGCCGACACGCCATGCGGCTCGTAAAGCGTAAAGTCCAAGTAGTCGGGGCCAAGCGGAATCGACTTTCCTTCCAGTTTGTCCGCCATGCCCGCGTAATAGTCGAAATAGTCTGCCGCCTCGTTGATTTCGTCTACGCTGTCGCTCAACGATTTTCCGTTCTCCAGCGTCAGTAGCCGCGCGCCCTCGTCTTGGCGTGCGCGCAGAGCGTCAGCAATATCGTGTAGCCAGCGACCGCGTTGGGCCGGTTTAATGCGGGTCAGTAAGCCTTGATCAACACATTGGCGAGCGGCGGCAACGGCGTCTTCCACATGCGTGGTGTGTGCCTCGGCGACACGACCCATCGGAGCGCCCGTCGCTGGATCGTCGATGATGATATGCGTGTCGCTATCGACCTGGCGGCCATTGATAAAATTTAGGTAATTCATAGTCACATGATCGCTGCTTGGTGGCGACGTTGTCACGTCGGTGCGGGGCTGAACTTACCGCGCGGCGTCCAGATAGCGCGCGGCGACCCAATTGTGGAAGTGGTGACTAGGTCCGTCAAGCACAGGTGAGAATGAGCCGCCGGTGAATGCTGGCGATTCTCGACCCTGCTGCATACTTTCAATCGCAAAAATGTCCTCGGTGAACACTTCACGCCACGCTTCGAGTACGGCTTTTCGACAATCGGCATATTGCGTGTCGCCGGCCTCTTGACCAACATACATCAAGCGCAGCGATTCGTGTGTGGTCGAGGCGCTGGTGGGCGTTAGAATAATTGCGAACACATGATCGACCTGTGCGCCGAGAAGAACATTTGGATACAGCGACACATATTCGGCCTGGGTAATTTGTGCTTCGGGCCAATGCGCGAATCGAGGCAGGTACGTACCGGCGACCTCAGACAGCGTGTACTTGTAGCTACCTTGTCCCGATGCATTATTGCCGATGGTTAAATTATAGTGCTCATCAAGCGGTGAATAACTGTTCAAACCCGGATGCACCCAGGGGAGGTGGTAAGCTTCGCAGTAATTTTCGACGGCCAGCTTCCAATTGCAGTTGACCTCCAGTTCCAGCTGGCTGCCATCGGTTGCCGGCACCACGTCGTCGAAGCCACTGCGTCCGACAAAGGGTTCCCATCGTTTCAGCAGCGGCTCAATGAAGTCATCAAAGCTGGGCGCGTCACCGGACAAATTGACAAACACCATGCCCAACCACACGCGACTCCGCACCGGCTTGAGGCCTTTGCCTTCGCGGCTGAATCCCTCGGCGTCGTGATGGTTGACGCCGCCGATATGCGGCGTTGCGCGCAACGCACCGTCTAAGCCATAACACCAGCTGTGGTAGCGGCACTGAATGACAGGTTTTGCGGGGCCTTCTTCCGCCACAAGCACCATGCCACGGTGGCTGCAGACGTTATGAAAGACCTCAATGTCGTTTTGCTTGTTGCGCACCACCAGCAGCGGGATGCCCATAAAATTATAGGGCTTCAGATAACCAGGCTTAATCAACTCGTCGACAAAACCGATGGCGACCCAGGTTGAACTGAGAACATGATCGCGCTCGAAGCGGAAAAAGTCGTCATCGCGATAGGCCTCATTGGGCATGCCGCTGGCCTGTTCAATCGGCTGGCGCACGCGCTCAATAGCGGCCTTAATTTCGTCAGTGATCAGTGCGGTCACAGTCTGTCCTCAACCTGATGATGCGTTTCTTTCTAGCACAGCCAGCGCCGCTCTGAAAACACTATCGTTCCAGATCTTTCAGAAGAATGGTTAATGGCGTCCCGGGCCTTATGTCGCGTTGTCTTGACGCATCCAAACCACCGGTAACGGTGAGTACCGGCGATTCATCGCCACGTGAGATTGACAGGTACGTTGTGGTTGAACGGCGGGAAAACCGTTGAATTCGGCGCCATGCCATTCACTTCGAGAGTAAACCGGTTCTAATGAAAGGGCTGAATCGGTGTCTGCACAGACTGCTGCAAACGGTGCGTAAGAGGGGTGTCGGCTCGCAGAATAGCGAGCGGCCGTGCGGTGAAAGGGGTCGTTTTAACCGGCAACTGGCCTGGCCGAATACGCGGAGTGGCAACGTGCACCGAGGCGCTGTTCAGACTGTCATTGTCGGAATTTGGATATCGGTTATCACATAATAAACAGGGGGTTACAAAACATCCGTGTCGGATATATCTAAGTGTGTGTCGTGCCGATGTAGGCAGCTCCCCATAAAGCGTAGCAAACTCGCTAAATCATAGACTTAGCGCTTTTTCCGAGATAGGCGTACGAGGACCGATATGACGGCAAGAAGAAGACGCTCCGGAGGCGGACGCCGCGCGAAACACGCGTCACGCCAAGAGGATCAGCTCCAGATCCGTGCCTACATTGATCGGAACATTCCTTACTTCGATATGTTGTCGGATGAGGCGCTCGAGACCATCGAATACAACGCGGATACGGTGCTTGAGGAAGTGGGTATTAACTTTCTTGAAACACCCGACGCGTTGGCACTATGGCGTGACGCTGGTGCGGATGTCGACGGTGAACGGGTGCGTTTTCCACGTGGCTTGTGCCGAAAGATTATTCAGGACTCGGCACCCGCAGAATTTACTCAGCACGCGCGCAATCCGATGCGGTCAACGGTCATCGGAGGAAAACGCACAGTCTTGGTTCCGGCCTACGGACCGCCGTTTGTTCGTGACCTGGACAAGGGTCGGCGCTACGCGACGTTGGAAGACTTTCAGAACTTTGTGAAGCTTGCTTACCTTTCGCCTGGGTTGCACCACTCGGGCGGCACGGTGTGCGAACCGGTTGAACTACCTGTCAATAAGCGTCATTTCGACATGGTGTACAGCCACCTGAAATACAGCGACAAACCCTTCATGGGGTCGGTGACCCATGAGAGTCGCGCGCAAGACTCTGTGGACATGTGCAAGCTCGTGTTCGGTGAAGAGTTCGCGATGAACAACACGGTTATGACCAGCTTGATCAACGTCAACTCACCCATGGCTTTTGATAGCCTGATGCTCGGATCGGCCCGTGTTTACGCGGAAAATATGCAGGCGACGGTGATCTCGCCGTTTATTGTGGCTGGCGCAATGTCGCCGGTGACTGTGGCCGGAACGGTCACGCAGATCTTGGCGGAAGCGCTTGCCGGCATGGCCTACACGCAGCTCGTTCGACCTGGCGCGCCGGTCGTGTTTGGCACGTTCTCTAGCGCAA includes:
- a CDS encoding LysR family transcriptional regulator, with product MKQEGLIDLSALRIFSVVAESTTLTQAATRLGVTQSAVSQAIKQIEQLTQTTLVVRRSRPIKLTPSGVVLRDYAVRMLSESRTMMHDVRMAARSSLGRLNIGVIDSFGDMMGRQLIERAEPLAARLALRTGIVPTLSQALIDGDLDVFFTSDQLPDHPEFGAFPVLRDPFVLLVPASFRPKCAVTAADMVNKMPFIRYDRQSSIGRFVDLIGRREGIELDAQLEVDSTRTMMKFVQAGKAWTITSAMCFIRYPELLDDIRIIELGRSGNARSVCLLHRHRELGDVPRQLAQISRELFDDKVVPEIIRHAPWLDGHVHSISDMPII
- a CDS encoding FAD-binding oxidoreductase yields the protein MSLPTHRRYVIIGAGIHGLSTAYHLAIQLKSAGQGDGRDIVVLDKSRTGAGASGIACGVVRNNYFQPAMRELMAHSVEVWESDAECYSYHPVGYMQISPESMHNDVRTIYSQQQAIGYSSTFIEGEKDCHQYMTGLFDDWQAKGITSVLHEHKGGYANNQRSLEGLAAKAAAEGVEIYAPVQVMEIERDGVGAVKRVNTDQGAIDCDYLVVGVGPWVKSIWEMLDLPQSISIRNPQTGELTHDIPMWVYWSLQEGTLGVDPMLQRTNSGALPPVVHVDSDAPLYCDETGELITDKMWGIYYKPDFHFGGVQGGAAPFIVDKPADEISVDPYGPESPEFIVGSEFARMWTSALAHCQKRFSGTRSAFSQEPSGGIGAFTPDSFPVFDEFFENCYVIADSNHGYKMLGVGKLVAEKVMGGSPSLLTPFAFDRYEKGTLHPVSSSPFPWS
- a CDS encoding trimethylamine methyltransferase family protein, encoding MTARRRRSGGGRRAKHASRQEDQLQIRAYIDRNIPYFDMLSDEALETIEYNADTVLEEVGINFLETPDALALWRDAGADVDGERVRFPRGLCRKIIQDSAPAEFTQHARNPMRSTVIGGKRTVLVPAYGPPFVRDLDKGRRYATLEDFQNFVKLAYLSPGLHHSGGTVCEPVELPVNKRHFDMVYSHLKYSDKPFMGSVTHESRAQDSVDMCKLVFGEEFAMNNTVMTSLINVNSPMAFDSLMLGSARVYAENMQATVISPFIVAGAMSPVTVAGTVTQILAEALAGMAYTQLVRPGAPVVFGTFSSAMSMQSGAPTFGTSEPSLVLYAAAQLARRLGVPFRSGGGLCASKMADAQAAYEAANTLQTAALAGVNFMLHTAGWLEGGLVMSYEKFVMDADQAAMISILLNGVDMSDNGQALDAIRETGPGAHYLGSAHTQANFETAFYRSTIADNNSFEQWTEDGELDAAQRANGVWKSMLADYVAPAIDPAIDEALIDYMTRRKAEFPDMNY
- a CDS encoding aromatic ring-hydroxylating dioxygenase subunit alpha, which produces MPNEAYRDDDFFRFERDHVLSSTWVAIGFVDELIKPGYLKPYNFMGIPLLVVRNKQNDIEVFHNVCSHRGMVLVAEEGPAKPVIQCRYHSWCYGLDGALRATPHIGGVNHHDAEGFSREGKGLKPVRSRVWLGMVFVNLSGDAPSFDDFIEPLLKRWEPFVGRSGFDDVVPATDGSQLELEVNCNWKLAVENYCEAYHLPWVHPGLNSYSPLDEHYNLTIGNNASGQGSYKYTLSEVAGTYLPRFAHWPEAQITQAEYVSLYPNVLLGAQVDHVFAIILTPTSASTTHESLRLMYVGQEAGDTQYADCRKAVLEAWREVFTEDIFAIESMQQGRESPAFTGGSFSPVLDGPSHHFHNWVAARYLDAAR
- a CDS encoding glycine cleavage T C-terminal barrel domain-containing protein; this encodes YRLLGWLSRFLPVGFYYKAFFRPKGAWTHWVKLFRPLTGLGRLDVAYRAPRYDKRYRFVDVLVVGGGVAGMAAAANAASYGLTVMLVDEQPALGGAHAYARVDSDVANDIQSLSRLVNQDDRIEVLTDAVANGWFSDHWVPVVQHQTLHKVRARQVILATGAIEQPAVFRNNDLPGVMMASAAQRLMRLYAVKPGRRAVVLTSNRFGYQAALDLLDAGVTVTAVVDVRQSPPALERHDIEQRGVTVLTHGMVVEAIANRDATHIAAVILQYEHEGDVRKQRFDADLLCMAVGFMPTWQLAGQAGAALRYDDTRAVFSVEQLPPGMHLAGAVSGRFDRQQSMHSGVSASRLAAAALDVDPDSSQRLSPDGEGHDAFATAQGDRNEAWPSPNATWPMSHHPKGKAFVDIDEDLQIDDLIHATLDGYRDIQLVKRYTTCGMGPSQGRLSALAAARIVAKANGCTVAETGVTTARPPYAAERLAHSAGRRFFPRRLSSMHACHERAGATFMQAGLWERPAYYSAANDARAAIIREVNAVRQGVGLIDVSTLGGLDIRGSDAAEFINRLYTWGFVNQPVGRARYALMTDEAGVVIDDGVACRFATDHYYVTATTSGVDRVYRNMLKWNAQWRLDVDISNVTGAWGAVNLAGPRARDVLQRVCDLALDADDFGYMAVRTGAVAGIEARLLRVGFVGELGYEIHVPQSCGEALWERLMEAGTEFGITPFGVEAQRVMRLEKGHIIIGQDTDAMSNPYEVSMGWAVSTKKPFFVGHRTLRELYARGIKRRLVGFALDADEQTLPKENQLVLKQDAMIGRVTSCAESPTLGYAIGLAYVPYAYSEDTLCIKCDDGQRVKARIVSVPFYDPSNERQAR
- a CDS encoding sarcosine oxidase → MSVSFSDRVRRSLLAKTHERSGATLRVWHDQIVVAHYGAPRDERDAAAHLALCDLSTLDRTGFKGPDTPAWLADQSVSIPSTPNAVVAQSGLITARLSWEEHLFLRAPFKAPSAHPIWQVEPPTHRVYPLPRQDSHAWLYVCGDHAPLMLSYLCAVDFSDPAFTGVAQTSVAKLNAIVIQDPTSARPGFHLLCDQPSVDYWWQAVMDAAAPLNGQVVGVDALLGSTQEQFVTD
- a CDS encoding aldehyde dehydrogenase family protein; this translates as MNYLNFINGRQVDSDTHIIIDDPATGAPMGRVAEAHTTHVEDAVAAARQCVDQGLLTRIKPAQRGRWLHDIADALRARQDEGARLLTLENGKSLSDSVDEINEAADYFDYYAGMADKLEGKSIPLGPDYLDFTLYEPHGVSAQIVPWNFPVSLTARSAAPALASGNAVIAKTPELCPLACTLIADACADADVPAGAFNLLCGYGHKAGAHLVGHAGVDQIVFTGSVKTGQAIMRSAAQRAVPCVMELGGKSAAVVFDDADIEGLLDSIRWGIFFNSGQVCSAMSRLLVSRSRYEEVIARVAAMVDTFTLGPGIDNHVVTPLASQTQQQQVLAHCAKAVQDGARVVCGGNAPEREGFFVHPTVFADVTPDMAIFSNEVFGPVIAVTPFDDEQEAYHLANATDYGLVAGVFTQDLSRSLRAAQSLQAGQVFVNEWYAGGIATPFGGVKMSGYGREKGLEALYTYVRTKNVAIRLNR